One segment of Drosophila mauritiana strain mau12 chromosome 3R, ASM438214v1, whole genome shotgun sequence DNA contains the following:
- the LOC117146120 gene encoding transmembrane protein 179 has protein sequence MALANVLQLSQIAGHVILFILSLCIVVPLFINLDQFCGHCLLFTTGKWREEDGMFDVQWASNGFCNFPLITGFFLLIISVVQIYRYARMKEEASFIALFIDVVLGIWMLAMSILSAIFITLGFIVWCDRMTERFPSCAISAGQNIIHGDTEKINTSGFYIEMGTTQFGAWGSFAISVGIGVIALLKLIDNHQVRNIKVSMYLERQRLVNQQQYDGRSTPPIVSNASSDSEQNK, from the exons ATGGCTTTGGCCAACGTGCTGCAGCTCAGCCAGATAGCTGGTCATGTCATCCTGTTTATCCTGTCGCTGTGCATCGTCGTGCCATTGTTTATAAACCTCGACCAATTCTG TGGCCACTGCCTGCTCTTCACAACTGGCAAATGGCGGGAGGAGGACGGCATGTTCGATGTCCAGTGGGCTTCAAATGGCTTCTGCAACTTTCCCCTGATTACCGGGTTCTTCCTGCTAATCATTTCGGTGGTGCAGATATACAG ATACGCCCGCATGAAGGAGGAGGCCTCGTTTATAGCTCTGTTCATCGATGTCGTTCTGGGAATCTGGATGCTGGCCATGTCCATTTTGTCGGCTATTTTCATCACACTGGGCTTCATTGTCTGGTGCGATCGCATGACCGAGAGATTCCCATCCTGTGCCATTTCCGCCGGTCAGAACATTATCCACGGCGATACGGAGAAAATTAACACCTCCGGATTTTACATTGAAATGGGAACCACTCAG TTTGGTGCATGGGGTTCATTCGCAATTTCCGTTGGCATCGGCGTCATCGCACTACTGAAACTGATCGACAACCACCAGGTGCGCAACATCAAGGTTTCCATGTACTTGGAGCGACAGCGGTTGGTGAATCAGCAGCAGTACGACGGCAGGTCAACCCCGCCGATCGTTTCGAACGCATCCTCTGACTCGGAACAAAACAAATAG
- the LOC117146119 gene encoding uncharacterized protein CG5902 codes for MSNSHYNNYQQQQPHSSNGDPEYQHQQMVHQPQRFSNGHGMKSVAVPDMCLFCFEVLDCELNNVDGPSVPVFSNDAYPLFVTWKIGRDKRLRGCIGTFSAMELHHGLREYALTSAFKDSRFAPISRDELPRLTVSVSILQNFEEAQGHLDWQLGVHGIRIEFLTERGCKRTATYLPQVATEQGWDQLQTIDSLLRKGGYRAAITPETRKSIKLTRYRSQEIQMHYKEYREYQERRAQFGKVQC; via the coding sequence ATGTCCAACTCCCACTACAACaactaccagcagcagcagccgcactCCAGCAACGGAGATCCGGAGTACCAGCACCAGCAGATGGTGCACCAGCCGCAACGGTTCTCCAACGGCCATGGCATGAAGAGCGTCGCTGTGCCAGACATGTGCCTGTTCTGCTTCGAGGTGCTTGACTGTGAGCTGAACAACGTCGATGGTCCATCGGTGCCGGTCTTTAGCAACGACGCCTACCCACTCTTTGTCACCTGGAAGATTGGGCGCGACAAGAGGCTGCGTGGCTGCATTGGTACTTTTAGTGCAATGGAACTACACCATGGTCTTCGGGAGTACGCCTTGACCAGCGCCTTTAAGGACTCTAGATTTGCACCTATCTCTAGGGATGAGTTGCCACGGCTAACTGTCTCGGTCTCAATCCTGCAGAACTTCGAGGAGGCTCAGGGCCACCTGGACTGGCAGCTAGGCGTCCATGGCATCCGCATCGAGTTCCTCACAGAACGCGGCTGCAAACGCACAGCCACCTATTTGCCGCAGGTGGCTACCGAACAGGGCTGGGACCAGCTGCAGACCATTGACTCACTCCTGCGGAAGGGCGGCTATCGGGCTGCCATAACTCCGGAGACGAGGAAGTCCATCAAGCTAACGCGCTACCGTTCGCAGGAGATCCAGATGCACTACAAGGAGTACCGCGAGTACCAGGAGCGTCGCGCCCAGTTCGGCAAGGTGCAGTGCTAA
- the LOC117146118 gene encoding protein UBASH3A homolog isoform X1 has protein sequence MATLPPRKSQTPTRICISKQHLTPLQTLLQMGFPRHRAEKALASTGNRGVQIASDWLLAHVNDGTLDECAPREYIIYACPTGPFLQQLEEFWAKSRQMCGWNGAHNYVPHITLVSFFKAPDECSLQLSKALKQVVDMTGALLDRPLKLEPYMSQNFMGFFVAEEDANYLKRLALQYVKEVSNSIISDTYEQLDAIVACFPWCGAVSSGTRCIPRSSRSISLEPHVKSLHLTLAYQFPQAQFNALKALVETLDAGCASNWELRLYSRDPRLATKQVQKVVYPHNPHETDELELRIGDYIYLNTEVVDSSSDGWAEGISWLTGSTGHLPVNYTERTAESDAWTLHRVVQLSKSVASSLTSAEDLDIVDGRSISTEPEDRQNTAHPDIIEGSSFEESEQSVEKYLRQTLKPCLELPSVQLLNSHNLTHQHNPNTPTIEITTNMSSSSTSASKQPVDEILVEPQAAQPPRPDDTLSVHSDHSLHPGSLDASHAKNRKIYIMRHGERVDFTFGTWIPYCFDEFGNYMRKDLNMPKTLPRRKNSPEGWQNDSPLTNVGVYQANLIGQALLEAQVQIDHVYCSPSYRCIQTCTSALEGLKLTGKQKIKLEPGLFEWMAWYPSGVPDWLTKNELTEAKYDVDLDYEPVQPSSELTARLKESTEQFYERNHDVILQLLEQTTGNILVVAHATTLDTCSRQLTGGVPRSTNELRQVIHKIPYCSLATVEQVDGVWKLVEPECLPVTHSKNPRFEWNALSAT, from the exons ATGGCCACGCTTCCGCCGCGCAAGAGTCAGACCCCTACGAGGATCTGCATCTCAAAGCAGCACCTGACGCCGCTCCAAACATTGCTCCAAATGGGATTTCCCAGGCATAGAGC GGAGAAAGCTTTGGCTTCAACTGGGAATCGGGGTGTCCAGATTGCCTCGGATTGGTTGCTGGCACATGTCAACGATGGCACCCTGGACGAGTGCGCCCCCAGggaatatattatatatgctTGTCCCACGGGTCCGTTTCTACAGCAGCTGGAGGAGTTCTGGGCCAAGTCGCGCCAAATGTGCGGTTGGAATGGAGCACACAACTACGTGCCTCACATAACCCTGGTTTCGTTTTTTAAA GCCCCCGACGAGTGCTCGCTGCAGCTGTCCAAGGCGCTCAAACAGGTGGTGGACATGACGGGCGCCTTGTTGGATCGCCCCCTCAAACTGGAGCCCTACATGAGCCAGAACTTCATGGGTTTTTTCGTGGCCGAGGAGGATGCCAACTATCTGAAACGACTGGCCCTGCAGTACGTGAAGGAGGTGTCCAACTCAA TCATTAGCGATACGTATGAGCAGTTGGACGCCATTGTGGCCTGCTTTCCCTGGTGCGGTGCTGTCTCCTCGGGCACCCGCTGCATTCCGCGCAGCAGTCGAT CCATCTCACTCGAGCCACACGTTAAGAGCCTGCACCTGACGCTTGCCTACCAGTTCCCGCAGGCACAGTTTAATGCACTGAAAGCACTCGTGGAGACCTTAGACGCCGGCTGCGCCTCCAATTGGGAACTTCGTCTATATTCCCGCGATCCTCGGCTCGCCACCAAACAA GTTCAAAAGGTAGTTTATCCACACAACCCGCACGAGACGGATGAACTGGAGCTCCGAATCGGCGACTACATCTATTTGAATACCGAGGTAGTAGACAGTTCGAGTGACGGTTGGGCCGAAGGCATATCCTGGTTGACCGGAAGCACCGGTCATTTGCCCGTCAATTACACCGAACGCACGGCGGAATCGGACGCCTGGACCCTGCATCGTGTGGTCCAGCTCTCCAAGAGCGTAGCTTCATCATTAACTTCCGCCGAGGACTTGGACATTGTGGACGGACGCAGTATATCAACGGAGCCCGAGGATCGTCAGA ACACAGCACATCCCGATATAATTGAAGGCTCTTCGTTTGAGGAATCCGAACAGAGCGTGGAGAAGTATTTGAGACAGACTTTGAAGCCCTGCCTGGAACTGCCCTCAGTGCAATTGCTAAACAGCCACAACTTGACCCATCAGCATAACCCTAACACGCCTACGATCGAGATTACGACCAATATGTCTTCTTCCTCCACCTCCGCGTCCAAGCAACCGGTGGACGAGATCTTGGTGGAACCACAAGCAGCCCAGCCTCCGCGTCCAGATGACACACTTAGTGTACACTCGGACCACTCCTTGCATCCCGGATCTCTTGACGCCTCACATGCCAAGAACAGAAAGATCTACATTATGCGGCATGGCGAGCGTGTCGATTTTACTTTTGGAACGTGGATTCCATACTGCTTCGATGAGTTTGGAAATTACATGAGAAAGGACTTAAATATGCCGAAGACGTTGCCTCGTCGAAAGAACAGTCCGGAGGGCTGGCAGAATGATTCTCCGCTGACAAATGTGGGTGTCTATCAGGCCAATCTTATTGGTCAAGCTTTGCTGGAGGCTCAAGTGCAGATCGACCATGTTTACTGTTCGCCTTCGTATCGCTGCATTCAGACTTGTACCAGTGCGCTGGAAGGGCTGAAACTTACGGGTAAGCAAAAAATCAAGCTGGAGCCGGGCCTGTTTGAGTGGATGGCCTGGTATCCGAGCGGAGTACCCGACTGGCTCACTAAGAACGAGCTGACTGAGGCCAAGTACGACGTTGATTTGGATTATGAGCCGGTACAGCCATCGTCTGAGCTAACTGCTCGCCTAAAGGAGTCCACCGAGCAGTTTTATGAACGTAACCATGACGTTATCCTGCAGCTTTTGGAGCAGACAA CTGGAAATATTTTGGTTGTTGCCCATGCCACCACACTGGACACTTGTTCCCGTCAACTGACCGGCGGAGTTCCACGCAGTACGAACGAATTGCGCCAAGTCATCCACAAGATCCCCTACTGCAGCCTGGCAACGGTGGAACAGGTGGACGGCGTCTGGAAGCTGGTTGAACCCGAATGTCTTCCGGTGACGCACTCAAAGAATCCGCGGTTCGAGTGGAACGCCTTGTCGGCCACCTAG
- the LOC117146118 gene encoding protein UBASH3A homolog isoform X2, producing the protein MATLPPRKSQTPTRICISKQHLTPLQTLLQMGFPRHRAEKALASTGNRGVQIASDWLLAHVNDGTLDECAPREYIIYACPTGPFLQQLEEFWAKSRQMCGWNGAHNYVPHITLVSFFKAPDECSLQLSKALKQVVDMTGALLDRPLKLEPYMSQNFMGFFVAEEDANYLKRLALQYVKEVSNSTISLEPHVKSLHLTLAYQFPQAQFNALKALVETLDAGCASNWELRLYSRDPRLATKQVQKVVYPHNPHETDELELRIGDYIYLNTEVVDSSSDGWAEGISWLTGSTGHLPVNYTERTAESDAWTLHRVVQLSKSVASSLTSAEDLDIVDGRSISTEPEDRQNTAHPDIIEGSSFEESEQSVEKYLRQTLKPCLELPSVQLLNSHNLTHQHNPNTPTIEITTNMSSSSTSASKQPVDEILVEPQAAQPPRPDDTLSVHSDHSLHPGSLDASHAKNRKIYIMRHGERVDFTFGTWIPYCFDEFGNYMRKDLNMPKTLPRRKNSPEGWQNDSPLTNVGVYQANLIGQALLEAQVQIDHVYCSPSYRCIQTCTSALEGLKLTGKQKIKLEPGLFEWMAWYPSGVPDWLTKNELTEAKYDVDLDYEPVQPSSELTARLKESTEQFYERNHDVILQLLEQTTGNILVVAHATTLDTCSRQLTGGVPRSTNELRQVIHKIPYCSLATVEQVDGVWKLVEPECLPVTHSKNPRFEWNALSAT; encoded by the exons ATGGCCACGCTTCCGCCGCGCAAGAGTCAGACCCCTACGAGGATCTGCATCTCAAAGCAGCACCTGACGCCGCTCCAAACATTGCTCCAAATGGGATTTCCCAGGCATAGAGC GGAGAAAGCTTTGGCTTCAACTGGGAATCGGGGTGTCCAGATTGCCTCGGATTGGTTGCTGGCACATGTCAACGATGGCACCCTGGACGAGTGCGCCCCCAGggaatatattatatatgctTGTCCCACGGGTCCGTTTCTACAGCAGCTGGAGGAGTTCTGGGCCAAGTCGCGCCAAATGTGCGGTTGGAATGGAGCACACAACTACGTGCCTCACATAACCCTGGTTTCGTTTTTTAAA GCCCCCGACGAGTGCTCGCTGCAGCTGTCCAAGGCGCTCAAACAGGTGGTGGACATGACGGGCGCCTTGTTGGATCGCCCCCTCAAACTGGAGCCCTACATGAGCCAGAACTTCATGGGTTTTTTCGTGGCCGAGGAGGATGCCAACTATCTGAAACGACTGGCCCTGCAGTACGTGAAGGAGGTGTCCAACTCAA CCATCTCACTCGAGCCACACGTTAAGAGCCTGCACCTGACGCTTGCCTACCAGTTCCCGCAGGCACAGTTTAATGCACTGAAAGCACTCGTGGAGACCTTAGACGCCGGCTGCGCCTCCAATTGGGAACTTCGTCTATATTCCCGCGATCCTCGGCTCGCCACCAAACAA GTTCAAAAGGTAGTTTATCCACACAACCCGCACGAGACGGATGAACTGGAGCTCCGAATCGGCGACTACATCTATTTGAATACCGAGGTAGTAGACAGTTCGAGTGACGGTTGGGCCGAAGGCATATCCTGGTTGACCGGAAGCACCGGTCATTTGCCCGTCAATTACACCGAACGCACGGCGGAATCGGACGCCTGGACCCTGCATCGTGTGGTCCAGCTCTCCAAGAGCGTAGCTTCATCATTAACTTCCGCCGAGGACTTGGACATTGTGGACGGACGCAGTATATCAACGGAGCCCGAGGATCGTCAGA ACACAGCACATCCCGATATAATTGAAGGCTCTTCGTTTGAGGAATCCGAACAGAGCGTGGAGAAGTATTTGAGACAGACTTTGAAGCCCTGCCTGGAACTGCCCTCAGTGCAATTGCTAAACAGCCACAACTTGACCCATCAGCATAACCCTAACACGCCTACGATCGAGATTACGACCAATATGTCTTCTTCCTCCACCTCCGCGTCCAAGCAACCGGTGGACGAGATCTTGGTGGAACCACAAGCAGCCCAGCCTCCGCGTCCAGATGACACACTTAGTGTACACTCGGACCACTCCTTGCATCCCGGATCTCTTGACGCCTCACATGCCAAGAACAGAAAGATCTACATTATGCGGCATGGCGAGCGTGTCGATTTTACTTTTGGAACGTGGATTCCATACTGCTTCGATGAGTTTGGAAATTACATGAGAAAGGACTTAAATATGCCGAAGACGTTGCCTCGTCGAAAGAACAGTCCGGAGGGCTGGCAGAATGATTCTCCGCTGACAAATGTGGGTGTCTATCAGGCCAATCTTATTGGTCAAGCTTTGCTGGAGGCTCAAGTGCAGATCGACCATGTTTACTGTTCGCCTTCGTATCGCTGCATTCAGACTTGTACCAGTGCGCTGGAAGGGCTGAAACTTACGGGTAAGCAAAAAATCAAGCTGGAGCCGGGCCTGTTTGAGTGGATGGCCTGGTATCCGAGCGGAGTACCCGACTGGCTCACTAAGAACGAGCTGACTGAGGCCAAGTACGACGTTGATTTGGATTATGAGCCGGTACAGCCATCGTCTGAGCTAACTGCTCGCCTAAAGGAGTCCACCGAGCAGTTTTATGAACGTAACCATGACGTTATCCTGCAGCTTTTGGAGCAGACAA CTGGAAATATTTTGGTTGTTGCCCATGCCACCACACTGGACACTTGTTCCCGTCAACTGACCGGCGGAGTTCCACGCAGTACGAACGAATTGCGCCAAGTCATCCACAAGATCCCCTACTGCAGCCTGGCAACGGTGGAACAGGTGGACGGCGTCTGGAAGCTGGTTGAACCCGAATGTCTTCCGGTGACGCACTCAAAGAATCCGCGGTTCGAGTGGAACGCCTTGTCGGCCACCTAG
- the LOC117146121 gene encoding ras-related protein Rab-7a yields MSGRKKSLLKVIILGDSSVGKTSLMNQYVNKRFSNQYKATIGADFCTKEVVVNDRVVTMQIWDTAGQERFQSLGVAFYRGADCCVLVYDVTAPNSFKNLDSWRDEFLIQASPRDPEHFPFVVLGNKVDLDNRQVSTRRAQQWCQSKNDIPYYETSAKEGINVEMAFQVIAKNALELEAEAEVINDFPDQITLGSQNNRPGNPDNCQC; encoded by the exons ATGTCCGGACGTAAGAAATCCCTGCTGAAAGTCATCATTCTGGGCGACAGCAGTGTGGGCAAGACCTCGCTGATGAATCAGTATGTAAACAAACGCTTCTCCAACCAATACAAAGCCACGATCGGAGCTGATTTCTGCACGAAAGAGGTGGTGGTCAACGACCGAGTGGTCACAATGCAG ATCTGGGACACTGCTGGTCAGGAACGCTTCCAGTCGCTTGGAGTGGCATTTTACCGCGGAGCCGACTGCTGCGTGCTTGTCTACGATGTGACGGCGCCCAACTCGTTCAAGAATCTCGACTCCTGGCGCGACGAGTTCCTCATACAGGCCAGTCCACGCGATCCTGAGCACTTCCCCTTCGTGGTGTTGGGCAATAAGGTGGATTTGGACAACCGCCAGGTGTCCACGCGTCGAGCGCAGCAGTGGTGCCAATCTAAGAACGATATACCCTACTACGAAACGTCCGCCAAGGAGGGCATCAACGTGGAGATGGCGtttcaagttatagccaagaATGCGCTAGAGTTGGAGGCGGAG GCTGAAGTTATCAACGATTTCCCCGATCAGATTACCTTGGGCTCGCAAAACAATCGTCCTGGCAATCCTGACAACTGTCAGTGCTAA
- the LOC117142974 gene encoding UPF0692 protein CG33108, with amino-acid sequence MSKISTVAPPPPPPPMIVTPSTPSTTKERPVADSITTDECSWACEYPEVQKGCYLSRVCQYTPPKHCQYYSINSIVQVGPTCGLVALSMLLGGSPTADDLLKDAIYQEYTLNGELFSAQYLFELTRKHMPGPAACQLHVGPLDCKKVKELLKAGGCLLVPYDADVNHAPCVKNGHRAHWALIVGYLVDPQDRFYVLARHGKSRNLAVWPMDTLSHSNENLKEFAQPKGYPDDEFLLPPGGISGSLGLNERCILVNGLPKQVIHVHWS; translated from the exons ATGTCGAAGATTTCAACTGTGGCACCACCTCCTCCCCCACCGCCCATGATAGTCACTCCTAGCACACCTTCTACAACAAAGGAACGTCCAGTTGCAGACAGTATAACCACCGATGAGTGCAGTTGGGCATGTGAGTATCCTGAGGTGCAGAAAGGATGCTATTTAAGTCGCGTCTGCCAATATACACCACCGAAACACTGTCAATACTACTCCATAAACAGCATAGTGCAG GTGGGACCTACTTGTGGCTTAGTGGCCCTAAGCATGTTGCTCGGTGGCAGTCCCACGGCAGATGATCTCCTAAAGGATGCAATTTACCAGGAGTATACCCTTAATGGTGAACTATTTAGTGCTCAATATTTGTTTGAACTGACCCGGAAGCATATGCCAGGACCTGCTGCGTGCCAGTTGCATGTAGGTCCTCTGGACTGCAAAAAAGTTAAGGAACTTTTAAAGGCCGGAGGCTGCCTACTAGTGCC CTACGATGCCGATGTAAACCATGCGCCATGCGTTAAAAATGGACACCGAGCCCATTGGGCTTTGATTGTGGGTTACCTGGTGGACCCACAGGACCGG TTTTATGTCCTGGCTCGTCATGGTAAATCTCGTAACCTAGCCGTTTGGCCAATGGACACGCTCAGCCACAGCAACGAAAATTTAAAAGAGTTTGCCCAACCCAAGGGCTACCCAGATGATGAGTTTCTGCTGCCACCGGGTGGAATAAGCGGATCTCTGGGCCTCAACGAGCGCTGCATTCTTGTCAACGGCCTGCCAAAGCAGGTGATTCATGTTCACTGGTCCTAG
- the LOC117142975 gene encoding U6 snRNA-associated Sm-like protein LSm3 gives MADETEQLSQVILPVKEPLDLIRLSLDEKVYVKMRNERELRGRLHAFDQHLNMVLGDAEETVTTVEIDEETYEEVYKTAKRTIPMLFVRGDGVILVSPPMRVG, from the exons atggccGACGAAACAGAGCAG CTCAGTCAGGTGATTTTGCCGGTGAAGGAGCCTCTGGATCTCATCCGATTGAGTTTGGATGAGAAGGTGTACGTAAAGATGCGCAACGAGCGGGAACTGCGAGGACGTCTTCAT GCCTTTGATCAGCATTTGAACATGGTGCTGGGCGATGCGGAGGAGACGGTGACCACAGTGGAGATTGACGAGGAGACCTACGAGGAAGTGTACAAGACCGCCAAGCGCACTATTCCCATGCTATTCGTTAGAGGCGATGGAGTCATCCTGGTTTCGCCACCCATGCGGGTGGGTTAG